Proteins from a genomic interval of Clostridium sp. 'deep sea':
- a CDS encoding DUF3793 family protein — protein MSTCKCVFNSHNTGFTKWLVEKIGPVLMGTKPAELLSFLSNDENLNKKLSIINNSLGRCVRVKHTVVKLKNNNIKVLFYNENKLNNVLTDKRNIKFLKQQGYPKEYNFQDYMRKLISNITLGVIPHEIGIFLGYPLKDVLGFIGHPSLKLTKICGWRVYGYSEPSDQIFNAIQNSKQTIKSLLKIKAPEEVLLMSV, from the coding sequence ATGAGTACCTGTAAGTGTGTGTTTAACTCACATAACACTGGCTTCACAAAATGGCTAGTAGAGAAAATTGGTCCGGTACTTATGGGCACAAAACCTGCTGAATTGTTAAGCTTTTTAAGCAATGATGAAAACTTAAATAAAAAACTTTCAATAATTAATAATAGCTTAGGGAGGTGTGTAAGAGTAAAACATACAGTTGTTAAACTAAAAAATAACAATATTAAAGTACTTTTTTATAACGAAAATAAGCTAAATAACGTTTTAACAGATAAAAGAAACATAAAGTTTTTAAAACAGCAGGGGTATCCTAAAGAATATAATTTTCAGGACTATATGCGTAAGCTAATAAGTAATATTACATTAGGCGTCATCCCCCATGAAATTGGTATATTTTTAGGGTACCCTTTAAAAGATGTATTAGGTTTTATCGGACATCCATCACTAAAATTAACAAAAATATGTGGTTGGAGAGTGTATGGTTATAGTGAACCATCAGATCAAATATTTAACGCAATTCAAAACTCAAAACAAACAATAAAATCACTCTTAAAAATTAAAGCTCCCGAGGAAGTACTTTTAATGAGTGTTTAG
- a CDS encoding GyrI-like domain-containing protein — protein sequence MADKSKHVEGELNKDNLAYTIMIRQPEFVTNHFFNEIIEAVKNKKPHELLNRVKFQVIKEGKCVQMLHVGSYDNEPASFNKIHNYCKENNLTRLSKKHREIYISDFRKTEPNKLKTVLRIKVK from the coding sequence ATTGCTGACAAAAGCAAACATGTTGAGGGAGAGTTAAATAAAGATAATTTAGCTTATACTATAATGATAAGACAACCAGAATTTGTTACTAACCATTTTTTTAATGAAATTATTGAGGCTGTAAAAAATAAAAAACCTCATGAATTATTAAATAGAGTTAAGTTTCAAGTTATTAAAGAAGGAAAATGTGTGCAAATGCTTCATGTAGGAAGTTACGATAATGAGCCTGCTAGCTTTAATAAAATTCATAATTACTGCAAAGAGAATAATTTAACGAGATTGAGTAAAAAACATCGTGAAATTTATATTAGTGATTTTCGCAAAACAGAGCCTAATAAGCTAAAAACAGTTTTACGAATAAAGGTAAAGTAA
- a CDS encoding flavodoxin, translated as MKKLTIIYWSGTGNTAEMADLIAEGFNSAGGDTNIVAVENATKEMVADTKYLALGCPSMGAEILEEELMQPFVDSLEDIDFSNKIVALFGSYDWGDGEWMRNWEDQMKGFGAKLIDSGLTVNLTPEADSAKQCINLGVNLANTN; from the coding sequence TTGAAAAAACTTACTATAATATATTGGAGCGGTACAGGTAATACAGCTGAAATGGCAGATTTAATTGCAGAAGGTTTTAACTCTGCAGGTGGCGATACCAACATAGTAGCTGTTGAAAATGCTACAAAAGAAATGGTGGCTGATACTAAGTATTTGGCTTTAGGTTGTCCCTCTATGGGAGCCGAAATCTTAGAGGAAGAGCTTATGCAACCGTTTGTAGATTCACTTGAAGATATTGATTTTAGCAACAAAATTGTAGCTTTATTTGGCTCTTATGATTGGGGCGATGGTGAATGGATGCGCAATTGGGAAGATCAAATGAAGGGATTTGGGGCAAAGCTAATAGATTCGGGTCTAACTGTTAACCTAACACCCGAAGCAGATAGTGCAAAGCAGTGTATAAACTTAGGTGTAAATTTAGCTAATACAAATTAA
- a CDS encoding MerR family transcriptional regulator, whose protein sequence is MREFLNIGELAKILNISTSKIRYYEKIGIIKPLKIDANGYRLYNFQQLDRLDAIVILRDLGVSLAELKTILTDYKIEDYIAMLNRSLITVDKQIADLQNKRKSIQKKVDVANQFKKNNFEFRIIEMPKRELVCLHIGAIFNYNIKETYEILKYCTIPFLDAYDSAYHIYHGNKIISMYKDYDKEEYERYLPKLELSAGKYLCHGVFISNDNKLEHEVKRFKKFIIDNNLSSSGDIIINENYRYSYYYANKFFINIQVKIDFK, encoded by the coding sequence ATGCGTGAATTTTTAAATATAGGTGAGCTAGCAAAAATCCTTAATATATCTACCTCTAAGATAAGATACTATGAAAAAATAGGTATCATAAAACCCTTAAAAATTGATGCTAATGGTTATAGACTCTATAATTTTCAGCAATTAGATAGGTTAGATGCAATTGTAATATTACGAGACTTAGGAGTATCTCTTGCAGAGCTTAAAACTATACTGACTGATTATAAAATAGAAGACTACATAGCTATGTTAAATAGGTCTTTAATTACGGTAGATAAACAAATAGCAGATTTACAAAATAAGAGAAAATCTATTCAAAAAAAGGTGGATGTTGCTAATCAGTTTAAAAAAAATAACTTTGAATTTAGAATAATTGAAATGCCTAAAAGAGAGTTAGTTTGTTTGCATATAGGAGCAATTTTCAACTATAACATAAAAGAAACCTATGAAATACTTAAATATTGCACAATACCCTTTTTGGATGCCTATGACTCGGCCTATCATATCTATCATGGTAATAAAATTATTAGCATGTATAAAGACTATGATAAGGAAGAGTATGAACGATACCTTCCAAAGTTAGAGCTTTCAGCAGGTAAATATTTATGCCATGGAGTTTTTATTAGTAATGACAATAAACTAGAACATGAGGTTAAACGATTTAAAAAGTTTATTATAGATAATAATTTAAGCTCTAGTGGAGATATAATTATTAATGAAAATTATCGATATTCCTACTACTATGCCAATAAATTTTTTATTAACATACAAGTAAAAATAGATTTTAAATAA
- a CDS encoding HD domain-containing protein, translated as MNKQVVGTIFYNELANIFKSTYFELLLTGSIVLGDYVFQKSDIDFVVFIDDRIANNIEHRIYRLHDMFKITDNILNKLEGVYYEVVNNQIVGGIYIGSSKTSWKRINGVIHSILEIDILKKHHYKAAETRKDFMKVLPKFISNNVLKNYLLHHNKSLVEKNTTLNDPQFTVHAILWAFRSIYFLNNNKYCSKAQSITYIKEQSLFSKYADLIKVIETYTDSRDETILSQIKNINDRFSELLQYINLHLEQYNNVNVEIAVTTSDSDNFNEIVLATQSYLQQYLSNVNITKEEKTYRYNHSLRVANIGLNLAELEGANKNIVVLSCLLHDIGKYDTNDNVEHGRVSAKIAFEFLKTQNLSGQNIADICYAIAAHVDNRCGYEYKHTLEAAIVSDAGNIDRYGAYRIYKHIQWSTNNYKGNLNKEKEAIKMRIEKLERYSNNKVMQTKSGNAWFAKQLRLQIAYFKEYINEIDMTIIPYV; from the coding sequence ATGAATAAACAGGTTGTAGGTACCATATTTTATAATGAATTAGCCAATATTTTTAAGAGTACTTATTTTGAGCTCCTATTAACTGGGTCTATTGTACTTGGTGACTATGTTTTTCAAAAAAGTGATATTGACTTTGTTGTTTTTATAGATGATAGAATAGCTAATAATATTGAACATAGAATCTATAGACTTCATGACATGTTTAAGATAACTGATAATATCCTAAATAAGTTAGAGGGAGTATATTATGAAGTAGTAAATAACCAAATAGTTGGTGGTATATATATTGGCTCTTCTAAAACAAGTTGGAAAAGGATTAATGGAGTAATACACTCTATTTTAGAGATAGACATCTTAAAAAAACATCACTATAAAGCTGCCGAAACCAGAAAAGATTTTATGAAGGTTTTACCTAAGTTTATATCTAACAATGTTCTAAAAAATTACTTACTTCACCATAATAAAAGCCTTGTAGAAAAAAACACAACCCTAAATGATCCTCAATTTACAGTTCATGCAATACTATGGGCATTTAGGAGTATTTACTTTTTAAACAACAATAAATACTGCTCCAAAGCCCAGTCAATTACCTATATAAAAGAGCAGTCTCTATTTAGCAAATATGCAGATTTAATTAAAGTTATTGAAACTTATACAGACTCAAGAGATGAAACTATTTTAAGCCAAATAAAAAATATAAATGATAGGTTCTCAGAATTATTGCAATACATTAATCTACATTTAGAGCAGTATAATAATGTTAATGTTGAAATAGCAGTAACAACAAGTGATAGTGATAATTTTAACGAAATAGTTTTAGCTACTCAAAGCTATTTACAGCAGTATTTAAGTAATGTCAATATTACCAAAGAAGAAAAAACTTATCGTTATAATCATAGTCTAAGGGTTGCCAATATAGGTCTTAATTTAGCTGAACTAGAGGGAGCTAATAAAAATATAGTAGTCTTAAGCTGTTTATTACATGATATTGGAAAATACGATACAAATGATAATGTTGAACACGGCAGAGTATCAGCTAAAATAGCTTTTGAATTTCTAAAAACTCAAAATTTAAGCGGGCAAAATATAGCTGACATTTGTTACGCTATTGCTGCCCATGTAGACAATAGATGTGGTTATGAATATAAACACACTTTAGAGGCAGCCATAGTTAGTGATGCTGGTAATATTGATCGTTATGGAGCTTATAGAATTTACAAACATATTCAATGGAGCACCAACAATTACAAGGGCAATTTAAATAAGGAAAAAGAAGCCATTAAAATGCGTATCGAAAAGCTTGAAAGATATTCAAATAACAAGGTCATGCAAACTAAATCGGGTAATGCCTGGTTCGCAAAACAGCTAAGACTGCAAATTGCCTATTTTAAGGAATATATAAATGAAATAGATATGACAATTATACCGTATGTGTAA
- a CDS encoding MATE family efflux transporter produces the protein MTGKHKRIDLEKEKVSKIFWTYAIPSLVAVLAQNTAGLVDSAFIGRFVGPNGLSAITLVMPFVFLFGGVGTMLAIGGSTLAGIYKGKGEYEKSNNYFVVTISLIAIVSILGSIILFYTGDLIAEILKLSGEVAGFVNDYTGVLSVFILPFITSFAFLFFLKLDGKPAIAVATSVSGTVINVILNFLFIVVFNMKMIGAALATGLSQLIPCLIFLYLIITRSSWKFTKPKFLKKDILAMIFNGSSELLSMASTSIAGFVYNALIISKIGLDGVAAYSVAMQVANISTSISYGFAESCQSSISVNVGAKQFKRVKKLRQYAVYSNLIAGIFMAIVSVVFSKEIISVFTNKSNIIQLASFILLFYAMSFLLKGVNIALATYYTSVNSPLISCIIALSRSLVVFIIGLYLMPLIYGKNGIWIATIFAEFVTTIIALIYLKFYPYGSLKNIKNDIKAVKAS, from the coding sequence GTGACTGGTAAACATAAAAGAATTGATTTAGAAAAAGAAAAGGTATCAAAAATATTTTGGACCTACGCTATACCCTCTTTAGTAGCCGTTTTGGCGCAAAATACTGCTGGTTTAGTAGATTCTGCTTTTATTGGACGTTTTGTAGGCCCTAATGGCTTATCCGCCATAACCTTAGTTATGCCTTTTGTTTTTTTATTTGGTGGTGTAGGCACAATGTTAGCCATAGGGGGCAGTACCTTAGCTGGAATCTATAAAGGTAAGGGAGAGTATGAAAAAAGTAATAACTATTTTGTAGTGACCATTAGCTTAATTGCAATTGTATCTATATTGGGCTCAATAATACTCTTTTATACCGGAGACTTAATTGCTGAAATTCTTAAGCTAAGTGGAGAAGTGGCAGGATTTGTTAACGATTATACAGGCGTTTTATCAGTATTCATTTTACCCTTTATAACGTCTTTTGCTTTTTTATTCTTTTTAAAACTTGATGGTAAACCTGCTATAGCTGTGGCTACATCTGTAAGTGGCACTGTTATAAATGTTATATTAAACTTTTTATTTATTGTTGTCTTTAATATGAAAATGATAGGTGCGGCTTTGGCTACAGGTTTATCTCAGCTTATTCCTTGTTTAATCTTTTTGTATTTAATAATTACTAGATCTAGCTGGAAATTTACTAAGCCAAAGTTTCTTAAAAAAGATATTTTGGCTATGATTTTTAACGGTTCATCAGAGCTATTGAGTATGGCGTCTACATCTATAGCAGGCTTTGTCTATAATGCCTTAATTATTAGTAAAATTGGTTTAGATGGCGTTGCAGCTTATTCTGTAGCAATGCAAGTTGCTAATATTTCAACCTCTATTTCTTATGGTTTTGCTGAATCTTGCCAATCTTCTATTAGTGTAAATGTAGGTGCCAAACAATTTAAGAGGGTTAAAAAACTAAGACAATATGCTGTATACTCTAATCTAATTGCTGGTATTTTTATGGCTATTGTTTCTGTTGTATTTAGTAAAGAGATTATTAGTGTTTTTACAAATAAAAGTAACATTATTCAGTTAGCATCATTTATTTTGTTGTTTTATGCTATGTCGTTTTTACTAAAGGGAGTAAATATAGCTTTAGCTACTTATTATACATCGGTTAACTCTCCTTTAATATCCTGTATAATTGCTCTATCTAGGAGCTTAGTTGTTTTTATTATAGGGCTTTATTTAATGCCGCTTATCTATGGAAAAAACGGAATTTGGATTGCAACGATTTTTGCTGAATTTGTCACCACGATAATTGCTTTAATTTATTTAAAGTTTTATCCATACGGATCGCTAAAGAATATTAAGAATGATATAAAAGCAGTTAAAGCCAGTTAA